One window of Akkermansia biwaensis genomic DNA carries:
- a CDS encoding acyl carrier protein, with product MSDNSIEEKVRSIIVDQLGVESDKVTADAKFIEDLGADSLDTVELVMAFEENFDIEVPDEEAEKLQSVADVVAYIEKVQG from the coding sequence ATGTCTGATAACAGCATCGAAGAAAAAGTAAGAAGTATCATCGTTGACCAACTTGGCGTTGAATCCGATAAAGTGACTGCTGATGCGAAATTCATCGAGGATCTCGGTGCTGATTCGCTGGATACCGTTGAACTTGTGATGGCTTTCGAAGAAAACTTTGACATCGAAGTGCCTGACGAAGAAGCGGAAAAACTTCAGTCCGTGGCAGACGTCGTTGCCTACATCGAAAAAGTTCAGGGCTAA
- the fmt gene encoding methionyl-tRNA formyltransferase — protein MRIVFMGTGDIAIPAFRSLIRHTDLVGLVTQPDRPVGRHQILTAPPIKNIAREAGITVFQPASLKAPESLAGLRRLNPDLIVVMAYGQILSQEVIDMAPMGCINAHASLLPRHRGAACIQSAIKSGDSHTGVTIMHIVKKLDAGDIIAQISMPLDGTETGGSLHDKLAQMTPDILLPVIHSIEKGTAARVRQQEILATYAPKLLRADGKIDWTVPAEEIGRMIRAYDPWPGTFTNYWNRKGRIRNMKIFPGFTIVPEVSGKPGQVLSAGEQGLLIACGEGGLLVTDVQLEGSTRMNIAQLIAGHPNLKDIHFDV, from the coding sequence ATGCGCATCGTCTTCATGGGCACGGGCGACATTGCCATTCCCGCCTTCCGCAGCCTGATCCGGCACACGGATCTGGTAGGGCTGGTCACGCAGCCCGACCGTCCGGTGGGCAGGCACCAGATTCTCACGGCCCCTCCCATCAAGAACATTGCCCGGGAAGCGGGCATCACCGTGTTCCAGCCGGCCTCCCTGAAGGCGCCGGAATCCCTGGCGGGCCTCAGGAGGCTGAATCCGGACCTGATCGTGGTCATGGCGTACGGGCAGATTTTAAGCCAGGAAGTAATCGACATGGCCCCCATGGGCTGCATCAACGCCCACGCCTCTCTGCTCCCGCGCCACCGCGGAGCCGCCTGCATCCAGTCCGCCATCAAATCGGGGGATTCCCATACGGGTGTAACGATCATGCACATCGTCAAAAAACTGGATGCCGGAGACATTATCGCCCAGATCAGCATGCCCCTGGACGGCACGGAGACCGGCGGCAGCCTGCACGACAAACTGGCGCAAATGACCCCGGACATTCTTCTTCCCGTTATCCATTCCATTGAAAAGGGAACGGCCGCACGCGTACGGCAGCAGGAAATTCTGGCCACATACGCGCCCAAGCTTCTGCGGGCGGACGGCAAAATAGACTGGACCGTTCCCGCCGAGGAAATCGGACGGATGATCCGGGCCTACGATCCCTGGCCGGGCACCTTTACCAACTATTGGAACCGCAAGGGGCGCATCCGCAACATGAAAATCTTCCCCGGCTTCACCATCGTGCCGGAGGTTTCCGGCAAACCGGGCCAGGTGCTTTCCGCCGGGGAGCAGGGATTGCTGATCGCCTGCGGTGAAGGAGGCCTGCTGGTGACGGACGTTCAACTGGAAGGCAGCACGCGCATGAACATTGCACAGCTCATCGCGGGGCACCCGAATTTGAAAGACATCCATTTCGACGTGTAA
- a CDS encoding type III pantothenate kinase, producing the protein MTYLLIDNSNTRTKFVLSTPEALLKERRMIPTREVSEERLDDALKGLHYDAAVVCSVVPRVADVLRNWLTRPSHFLSCDSRLGVGIDYPSPRQIGADRLANAAGAVAYYGYPCIVVDFGTAVTFDVIGPERTYLGGAIAPGLASMGDYLARNTALLPAIEPHEPKHAIGTSTVEAMHSGAVYGYRGMVKEILAKLEEEMGKRPTVVATGGDAALIARGVPRIDHVDPDITLNGLRMVAGLNL; encoded by the coding sequence GTGACCTATCTGCTGATCGACAACTCCAATACGCGCACCAAATTCGTGCTCTCCACCCCGGAGGCCCTGCTGAAGGAGCGGCGCATGATTCCCACCCGGGAAGTGAGCGAGGAACGGCTGGACGACGCCCTCAAGGGACTTCACTATGATGCCGCCGTCGTGTGTTCCGTGGTGCCCCGCGTGGCGGATGTTCTGCGGAACTGGCTCACCAGGCCGAGCCATTTTCTTTCCTGCGATTCCCGGCTGGGCGTGGGCATAGACTATCCTTCCCCGCGCCAGATCGGTGCGGACAGGCTGGCGAATGCCGCCGGGGCTGTGGCCTATTACGGTTATCCGTGCATTGTGGTTGACTTCGGAACGGCCGTGACGTTTGACGTGATCGGCCCGGAGCGTACTTATTTGGGCGGAGCGATTGCCCCCGGGCTGGCCAGCATGGGGGATTACCTGGCGCGCAATACGGCCCTGCTGCCCGCCATCGAACCCCATGAGCCGAAACATGCCATCGGAACAAGCACGGTGGAAGCCATGCATTCCGGCGCCGTGTACGGCTACCGCGGCATGGTGAAGGAAATTCTGGCGAAGCTGGAAGAGGAAATGGGGAAGCGTCCCACGGTGGTGGCTACCGGCGGAGATGCGGCCCTGATTGCCCGGGGAGTGCCGCGCATCGACCATGTGGACCCGGATATTACGCTGAACGGCCTGCGGATGGTTGCCGGGCTTAATCTTTGA
- a CDS encoding succinate dehydrogenase/fumarate reductase iron-sulfur subunit, whose amino-acid sequence MAKTINLTLKVWRQENKDAKGRIETYAAKDIPVDASFLEMLDIVNEGLVKEGKEPIHFDHDCREGICGMCSLTINGIPHGPERQVTTCQLHMRKFKDGDTVWIEPFRAKAFPILRDLMVDRSALDRIIAAGGYIDVRTGAAPNANNIAVEKVKAEAAFDAAACIGCGACVASCKNASAMLFTSAKIAHLNLLPQGQPERTKRVLAMMKQMEAEGFGNCTNQYECEAACPKGVSVDNIARLNRDFIRANAKEGLCY is encoded by the coding sequence ATGGCTAAAACAATCAATCTCACCCTCAAGGTCTGGCGCCAGGAAAACAAGGATGCCAAGGGCCGCATTGAGACTTACGCCGCCAAGGATATCCCGGTGGACGCCTCCTTCCTGGAAATGCTGGACATCGTCAACGAAGGTCTGGTGAAGGAAGGCAAGGAGCCCATCCACTTTGACCACGACTGCCGGGAAGGCATCTGCGGTATGTGCTCCCTGACGATCAACGGCATCCCCCACGGACCGGAACGCCAGGTGACCACCTGCCAGCTTCACATGCGCAAGTTCAAGGACGGCGATACCGTCTGGATCGAGCCCTTCCGCGCGAAGGCATTCCCGATCCTGCGGGACCTGATGGTGGACCGTTCCGCCCTGGACCGCATCATTGCCGCCGGCGGCTACATCGACGTGCGCACCGGAGCGGCCCCGAATGCCAACAACATCGCCGTGGAAAAGGTGAAAGCGGAAGCCGCCTTCGACGCCGCCGCCTGCATCGGCTGCGGCGCCTGCGTGGCTTCCTGCAAGAACGCCTCCGCCATGCTGTTCACCTCCGCCAAGATTGCCCACCTCAACCTTCTGCCCCAGGGCCAGCCGGAACGCACCAAGCGCGTCCTGGCCATGATGAAGCAGATGGAAGCGGAAGGCTTCGGTAACTGCACGAACCAGTATGAATGTGAAGCGGCCTGCCCGAAGGGCGTGAGCGTGGACAACATTGCCCGCCTCAACCGCGACTTCATCCGCGCCAATGCCAAGGAAGGCCTCTGCTACTAA
- the dtd gene encoding D-aminoacyl-tRNA deacylase: MRLVVQRVTEAAVHIGGVCAGRTGRGLMILIGIEEADTEEDALWLAKKAADMRIFSDEEGKMNLSVKDIGGGALVVSQFTLHASTKKGNRPSFIRAARPNHAVPLYERFKEELAALLEGRVESGEFGADMQISLVNDGPVTIFMDSRNRE, from the coding sequence ATGAGGCTGGTCGTCCAGCGGGTGACGGAAGCCGCCGTCCATATCGGGGGAGTCTGTGCGGGCCGCACGGGCCGCGGGCTGATGATTTTGATAGGCATTGAGGAGGCGGATACGGAAGAGGACGCGCTTTGGCTGGCCAAAAAGGCGGCTGACATGCGCATTTTTTCCGATGAAGAGGGAAAGATGAACCTCTCTGTGAAGGACATCGGGGGAGGAGCCCTGGTCGTCAGCCAGTTCACGCTGCACGCTTCCACCAAAAAGGGGAACAGACCCTCCTTCATCCGCGCCGCGAGACCCAATCATGCCGTTCCCCTCTATGAACGGTTCAAGGAGGAACTGGCCGCACTGCTGGAAGGCCGGGTGGAGAGCGGGGAATTCGGTGCGGACATGCAGATTTCCCTGGTCAATGACGGCCCCGTGACAATCTTCATGGATTCCCGGAACAGGGAGTAA
- a CDS encoding ATP-dependent helicase, whose amino-acid sequence MAKSFSMESLNAAQRRAVQTLQGPVLILAGAGTGKTRTVTCRIAHMVDRGISPKSILAVTFTNKAALEMRERVGQMVDRKAARQIMVSTFHSLCVRILREDIGRLGYKTNFTIYSGSEQSGLIRRLIVRHGGIKEKIGPKDVLSAMSRMKNNGLGIDSIEDNLTANIAASYQRELQAQNSVDFDDLLILADKLLKEHPDVRAAWQQRFRYITVDEFQDTNSLQMSLLGHLVGPDHNVCVVGDDDQSIYGWRGAQISNILEFERFFPNPSVIKLEENYRCTAPILDTANALIRHNLGRRDKTLRAHKGGGDPVRLISMPGDAEEAEFIITDIENVRRQEERPWEDFAILFRANTQSRVIEQTLREHKIPYRMVGAQSFFDRKEVKDLISYLATIENPQADEYLLRILNTPPRGISDLTAQLAIDWSREHGNSVWAALQDEEFLETLTTRARNSIQEFNELITKYIDIFQDRETNFGDAMEQLIEETGFSDYVTRLCKTEVETQKRLVSIGDVKASLRNFWQPEKSLRDYLAQVTLDKEDNDDDVENKPGVCLITMHAAKGLEFPVVYLVGLEEGILPHKRSLEDGNCDEERRLLYVGITRAQERLMLTYCATRLRYGDRMPCQRSSFLSEIPPHLMEYSKWEDLMNAEATEEESENFFDSLRSMLLEDE is encoded by the coding sequence ATGGCCAAGTCATTTTCCATGGAAAGCCTGAACGCGGCCCAGCGCCGGGCCGTTCAGACCCTTCAGGGGCCTGTCCTGATCCTGGCCGGAGCGGGAACGGGAAAAACGCGCACCGTCACCTGCCGCATTGCCCACATGGTGGACAGAGGCATCAGCCCGAAAAGCATCCTGGCCGTTACGTTCACGAACAAGGCCGCTCTGGAAATGAGGGAACGCGTAGGCCAGATGGTGGACCGGAAGGCGGCGCGCCAGATCATGGTCAGTACTTTCCACTCCCTGTGCGTGCGCATCCTGAGGGAGGACATAGGCCGTCTGGGCTACAAGACCAACTTCACCATTTACAGCGGGTCCGAGCAGAGCGGCCTGATCCGCCGCCTCATCGTCCGTCACGGAGGCATTAAGGAAAAAATCGGGCCCAAGGATGTACTGTCCGCCATGAGCCGGATGAAAAACAACGGCCTCGGCATTGACTCCATTGAAGACAACCTGACGGCCAACATCGCCGCCTCCTACCAGCGGGAGCTTCAGGCCCAGAATTCCGTGGACTTTGACGACCTGCTGATTCTGGCGGACAAACTGCTGAAGGAACACCCGGATGTCCGGGCGGCCTGGCAGCAGCGCTTCCGGTACATCACCGTGGACGAGTTCCAGGACACCAACAGCCTGCAAATGAGCCTCCTCGGCCACCTGGTTGGCCCGGATCACAACGTCTGCGTAGTGGGGGACGACGACCAATCCATTTATGGATGGCGCGGCGCCCAGATCAGCAACATCCTGGAATTCGAACGCTTTTTTCCAAATCCCTCCGTCATCAAGCTGGAGGAAAACTACCGCTGCACCGCCCCCATCCTGGACACGGCCAACGCCCTGATACGGCACAACCTGGGCCGCAGGGACAAGACGCTGCGCGCCCACAAGGGCGGCGGAGACCCCGTACGTCTCATCTCCATGCCCGGCGATGCGGAAGAGGCGGAATTCATCATCACGGACATTGAAAACGTCCGCAGGCAGGAAGAACGCCCCTGGGAGGATTTCGCCATCCTGTTCCGGGCCAATACCCAGAGCCGCGTCATTGAACAAACCCTGCGGGAACACAAAATACCCTACCGCATGGTGGGAGCGCAGAGTTTTTTCGACCGCAAGGAGGTGAAGGACCTTATCTCCTATCTGGCGACGATTGAAAACCCGCAGGCGGACGAATACCTGCTGCGCATTCTCAACACCCCGCCCCGCGGCATCAGCGACCTGACGGCCCAGCTTGCCATCGACTGGAGCCGGGAACACGGCAACAGCGTCTGGGCCGCCCTGCAGGACGAGGAATTCCTGGAAACCCTGACCACCCGCGCCCGCAACAGCATTCAGGAATTCAATGAGCTGATCACCAAATACATCGACATTTTCCAGGACAGGGAAACCAACTTCGGAGATGCCATGGAACAGCTCATTGAGGAAACGGGATTCAGCGACTACGTTACCCGGCTGTGCAAGACGGAGGTGGAAACACAGAAGCGCCTCGTTTCCATCGGAGACGTGAAGGCCTCCCTCCGCAATTTCTGGCAGCCGGAAAAAAGCCTGAGGGACTACCTGGCCCAGGTTACCCTGGACAAGGAGGACAATGACGACGATGTGGAAAACAAGCCGGGCGTCTGCCTGATTACCATGCACGCCGCCAAAGGACTGGAATTCCCCGTCGTTTACCTCGTAGGACTGGAGGAAGGAATCCTGCCGCACAAACGCTCGCTGGAAGACGGCAACTGCGACGAGGAACGGCGCCTGCTTTATGTGGGCATCACGCGTGCGCAGGAAAGGCTCATGCTGACCTACTGCGCCACGCGCCTGCGCTACGGAGACCGCATGCCCTGCCAGCGTTCCTCTTTCCTGAGCGAAATTCCCCCCCACCTGATGGAATATTCCAAATGGGAAGACCTGATGAATGCGGAAGCTACGGAAGAAGAATCGGAGAACTTCTTCGACTCCCTCCGCAGCATGCTTCTGGAAGATGAATAG
- a CDS encoding MGDG synthase family glycosyltransferase: MLIITAGYGEGHNSAARGVEEAMRGRAETRLVDLCAEAMPATFRMTRAGYLWIISRMPGLWKLMYDVSDRRNMAEKPVKGLGPVEGLLERLLLEWKPDAVVCTYMVYPYMLDSIAARTGRAVPYITVVTDSFVINKSWLCADSPLFAVTDSWTRDVMAGKGIDPERIRVTGFPVNPCLEAVRKHPICWKPGEPFRVLYFAQRSFRHAREELEAMLEADPAVYVTCILGRKFRRIYPHIRDLRAKYGKRLTVRGWTRCVPSYLTVNHVVVGKAGGATVHEVLAAARPMLVNFLLPGQEEGNARLLETLGGGGHVQDAAALAEALKNMMADGGAPWRLLHENLLKADMTGGSGKIADLALNLAAERTN; the protein is encoded by the coding sequence ATGTTGATCATCACCGCAGGGTATGGAGAGGGGCACAATTCCGCCGCCCGCGGCGTGGAAGAGGCGATGAGGGGCAGGGCGGAAACGCGCCTCGTTGACTTGTGCGCGGAGGCCATGCCCGCTACGTTCCGGATGACCCGCGCGGGATATCTCTGGATCATTTCCCGCATGCCCGGCCTCTGGAAGCTGATGTACGACGTGAGCGACCGGCGCAACATGGCGGAAAAGCCCGTCAAGGGCCTGGGCCCGGTGGAAGGGCTGCTGGAACGGCTGCTGCTGGAATGGAAGCCGGACGCCGTTGTCTGCACATACATGGTGTATCCCTACATGCTGGATTCCATCGCCGCGCGTACGGGACGCGCCGTGCCGTATATCACCGTGGTGACGGACTCCTTTGTTATCAACAAGTCGTGGTTGTGTGCGGATTCTCCTCTTTTTGCCGTTACGGATTCATGGACGCGGGACGTCATGGCGGGAAAGGGAATTGATCCGGAAAGAATTCGCGTGACCGGTTTTCCCGTAAATCCCTGTTTGGAGGCGGTCCGGAAGCATCCCATTTGCTGGAAGCCGGGGGAACCGTTCCGCGTTCTTTATTTTGCCCAGCGTTCTTTCCGGCATGCCCGTGAAGAGCTGGAGGCCATGCTGGAGGCCGACCCCGCCGTGTATGTGACCTGCATCCTGGGCCGCAAATTCAGGAGGATTTATCCCCATATCCGCGATTTGCGCGCGAAATACGGTAAAAGGCTGACCGTGCGCGGCTGGACGCGCTGCGTACCCTCGTACCTGACTGTAAACCATGTGGTGGTCGGCAAGGCCGGAGGCGCTACGGTGCATGAGGTGCTGGCCGCCGCGAGGCCCATGCTGGTGAATTTTCTTCTGCCCGGACAGGAAGAGGGAAACGCCCGCCTGCTGGAGACCCTGGGCGGCGGCGGCCATGTGCAGGATGCCGCCGCATTGGCGGAAGCCCTGAAGAACATGATGGCGGACGGAGGAGCGCCATGGAGGCTCCTGCATGAAAACCTGCTGAAGGCGGATATGACCGGAGGAAGCGGAAAGATAGCGGATTTGGCCTTGAATCTGGCGGCGGAACGTACTAACTGA
- a CDS encoding sodium:solute symporter family transporter has product MPEVILFCVVVVGVIALGIWKSRDPQETEEEKKTKGASDYFLAGRGLTWWLVGFSLIAANISTEQFVGMSGKAANWVGMAIAGYEWLAAITLVIVAFCFLPKLLKGGVYTIPEFLEQRYDTAARSLMAIATLLILVGVPTAGVIYAGAKVISVFFTGYTAMGIDFGNITVGCIIIAFCSTVYVFVGGLKACAWTDLFWGAALIVGGGVVAYFALMALSGADPNHLVQSAAANSGATVASLGDPSNSLWHGVTRFFELNSGDATSGVNTVGGKLHMIRPADDAEIPWTALCLGLWIPNFFYWGLNQYIMQRTLASKSLAEGQMGIVFAAFLKLIIPFVVVVPGILAYNLYRNDLKEQAEVKYEKQIDKTKDAAVVKGRPVIYRITDSFLVENVEAGCAHALHNATVMKAGEDVMTELKQACDELKADAANEQTTLAERAPFVAKIATLNDEIIKPAASDTDNYYLTDTLVGFDYDSAFGTLIRKLLPGTGWTWFVLAALFGAVVSSLASMLNSASTIFTMDIYNKLRRNAKPTELVTVGKIGLLVCALIALCIAPFLDSPAFGGIFNFIQEFQGFLSPGALCVFLFGFFVPKCPRIFGWLGIVINAALYGFLKIWQPEMAFLNRMAICFITVVIIGFIFTAVNTARGGQAIVLPDRGVVALQSSSRAKVFGWFVVAATVALYIIFW; this is encoded by the coding sequence CCGCCAACATTTCCACGGAACAGTTCGTGGGCATGTCCGGCAAGGCCGCCAACTGGGTGGGCATGGCGATTGCCGGGTATGAATGGCTGGCCGCCATTACGCTGGTGATCGTGGCTTTCTGCTTCCTTCCCAAATTGCTGAAAGGCGGTGTGTACACCATTCCGGAATTCCTGGAACAGCGCTATGATACTGCGGCGCGTTCCCTGATGGCTATTGCCACGCTGCTTATTCTGGTGGGCGTGCCGACCGCCGGCGTCATTTATGCCGGGGCCAAGGTGATTTCCGTATTCTTTACCGGGTACACCGCTATGGGCATCGACTTCGGCAACATTACCGTCGGCTGCATCATCATTGCGTTCTGCAGTACCGTGTATGTGTTCGTGGGCGGTTTGAAGGCCTGCGCCTGGACGGACCTGTTCTGGGGTGCCGCCCTGATTGTAGGCGGCGGCGTGGTGGCCTATTTTGCCCTGATGGCCCTGAGCGGGGCCGACCCGAACCACCTGGTGCAGTCCGCAGCCGCCAATTCCGGCGCTACGGTGGCTTCTCTGGGAGACCCCTCCAACAGCCTCTGGCACGGGGTGACGCGTTTCTTTGAGCTCAACTCCGGGGATGCCACGAGCGGTGTGAATACCGTGGGCGGCAAGCTGCACATGATTCGTCCGGCGGACGATGCCGAAATCCCGTGGACGGCCCTTTGCCTGGGCCTGTGGATTCCCAACTTTTTCTACTGGGGCCTCAACCAGTACATCATGCAGCGTACGCTTGCTTCCAAGTCCCTGGCGGAAGGACAGATGGGCATCGTGTTCGCCGCTTTCCTCAAGCTGATCATCCCGTTCGTGGTGGTGGTACCCGGCATTCTGGCCTACAATCTGTACCGCAATGATCTGAAGGAACAGGCGGAAGTCAAGTATGAGAAGCAAATCGATAAGACGAAGGATGCCGCCGTCGTCAAGGGGCGTCCCGTCATTTACAGGATCACGGACAGCTTCCTGGTAGAAAACGTGGAAGCCGGGTGCGCCCACGCCCTGCACAACGCTACGGTCATGAAGGCCGGTGAAGACGTGATGACCGAGTTGAAACAGGCCTGTGACGAACTCAAGGCGGACGCCGCCAATGAACAAACCACGCTGGCGGAACGCGCTCCCTTTGTGGCAAAAATCGCCACTCTCAATGACGAGATCATCAAGCCTGCTGCAAGCGATACGGACAATTATTATTTGACGGATACGCTGGTAGGTTTTGACTATGATTCCGCTTTCGGCACGTTGATTAGGAAACTGCTGCCCGGTACGGGGTGGACCTGGTTCGTACTCGCCGCCCTTTTCGGGGCAGTGGTGTCTTCCTTGGCGTCCATGCTGAACTCCGCATCCACCATCTTTACGATGGATATTTACAACAAGCTGCGCCGGAATGCGAAACCTACGGAGCTTGTCACCGTCGGCAAGATAGGCCTGCTGGTGTGCGCCCTGATTGCATTGTGCATTGCCCCGTTCCTGGACAGCCCGGCCTTCGGCGGCATCTTCAACTTCATTCAGGAATTCCAGGGCTTCCTGAGTCCGGGCGCCCTGTGCGTGTTCCTCTTCGGCTTCTTTGTGCCCAAGTGTCCGCGTATCTTTGGCTGGCTGGGTATCGTCATCAATGCCGCCCTATACGGCTTCCTGAAGATCTGGCAGCCGGAAATGGCGTTCCTGAACCGCATGGCCATCTGCTTCATCACTGTGGTGATCATCGGCTTCATCTTTACGGCCGTGAATACCGCCCGCGGGGGCCAGGCCATCGTCCTGCCCGACAGGGGAGTGGTAGCCTTGCAATCTTCTTCCCGTGCCAAGGTTTTTGGCTGGTTCGTGGTTGCCGCAACGGTTGCCCTGTACATCATCTTCTGGTGA
- a CDS encoding LysM peptidoglycan-binding domain-containing protein → MRSTFSTSSARACCSLLVAVFCAQATLADGENYSLWPRRPAALEEARRLMDRGSLAQALELLQPLVNQGGVVGREAKDLIGALRIRQVLDPNGPDVKEYTVKRGDTWIRMVKKLGCSPAMLVHLNGLMDVPSLQPGDVFKYRPLNFHVVVNVPEKEVCLYDGENFVKAYSMVAMKDTGRKNFETTVKDEQASFSIYDKHYPAADKTLLLAAGGYVIEAGNGAPRSPGFYLNRQDCNELAMLTRPGTKVTIIREKGTEQ, encoded by the coding sequence ATGAGATCAACATTTTCGACTTCAAGCGCAAGGGCCTGCTGTAGCCTTCTGGTAGCGGTATTCTGCGCCCAGGCCACTTTGGCCGACGGGGAGAATTACTCCCTCTGGCCGCGCCGTCCGGCAGCCCTTGAAGAAGCGCGCAGGCTGATGGATCGCGGCAGTCTGGCGCAAGCCCTGGAACTGCTCCAGCCCCTGGTGAACCAGGGCGGCGTGGTGGGTCGGGAGGCCAAGGATCTCATCGGGGCGCTGCGCATCCGCCAGGTTCTGGACCCCAATGGGCCGGACGTGAAGGAATACACCGTCAAAAGGGGAGATACCTGGATACGCATGGTCAAAAAGCTGGGATGTTCCCCGGCCATGCTGGTGCATTTGAACGGCCTGATGGATGTTCCTTCCCTTCAGCCCGGGGATGTATTCAAATACCGTCCCCTTAACTTTCATGTGGTGGTCAACGTGCCTGAAAAGGAAGTCTGCCTGTACGACGGGGAAAACTTTGTGAAGGCCTATTCCATGGTGGCCATGAAGGACACGGGGCGAAAGAATTTTGAGACGACCGTCAAGGATGAACAGGCTTCCTTTTCCATTTACGACAAGCACTATCCCGCAGCGGACAAGACCCTTCTGCTGGCCGCCGGAGGATATGTCATCGAAGCCGGAAACGGAGCTCCCCGTTCCCCCGGATTTTATCTGAACCGGCAGGACTGCAATGAACTGGCCATGCTGACGAGGCCGGGCACCAAGGTAACTATCATCAGGGAGAAGGGAACGGAACAATGA